From Roseisolibacter agri, a single genomic window includes:
- a CDS encoding fumarate reductase/succinate dehydrogenase flavoprotein subunit, whose amino-acid sequence MELNSKIPAGPIAEKWDKHKFNLKLVNPANKRKYEVIVVGAGLAGASAAATLSELGYRVKCFVYHDSPRRAHSIAAQGGINAAKNYQNDGDSVHRLFYDTVKGGDFRAREANVHRLAQVSVNIIDQCVAQGVPFAREYGGLLANRSFGGAQVSRTFYARGQTGQQLLLGAYQALEKEIAKGGVKMYTYHEMLDLVTVDGVARGIVVRDMNTGEISTHAAHAVVLATGGYGNVFYLSTNAKHSNATAIWRAHKRGAAFANACYTQIHPTCIPVSGDHQSKLTLMSESLRNDGRVWVPKKAGDKRPPAQIPEDERDYYLERRYPSFGNLAPRDISSRSAKYVCDEGRGVGETGLGVYLDFSDAIKRLGKQAIAERYGNLFEMYQRITDENPYEVPMRIYPAVHYTMGGLWVDYNLMSTVPGLYVLGEANFSDHGANRLGASALMQGLADGYFVLPYTIGDYLSTLKPTPVDTSAPEFKSVEAETRQRVSQLLGIKGKRTPTAIHRQLGKIMWDKCGMARTREGLTEAIGEIAALREEFWQNVNVVGEAGTINQQLEIAARVADFLELGELMCRDALHREESCGGHFREEYQTPDGEALRNDDEFAYVAAWEYTGDVSAPRLHKEPLVFENVPLATRSYK is encoded by the coding sequence CTTCGTCTACCACGACTCGCCGCGCCGCGCGCACTCGATCGCGGCGCAGGGCGGCATCAACGCGGCGAAGAACTACCAGAACGACGGCGACTCGGTCCACCGCCTCTTCTACGACACGGTGAAGGGCGGCGACTTCCGCGCCCGTGAGGCGAACGTGCACCGCCTGGCGCAGGTCTCGGTGAACATCATCGACCAGTGCGTCGCGCAGGGCGTCCCGTTCGCGCGCGAGTACGGCGGGCTGCTCGCCAACCGCTCGTTCGGCGGCGCGCAGGTCAGCCGCACCTTCTACGCGCGCGGCCAGACCGGCCAGCAGCTGCTCCTCGGCGCCTACCAGGCGCTGGAGAAGGAGATCGCGAAGGGCGGCGTGAAGATGTACACCTACCACGAGATGCTCGACCTCGTGACGGTGGACGGCGTGGCGCGCGGCATCGTCGTGCGCGACATGAACACGGGCGAGATCAGCACGCACGCGGCGCACGCCGTCGTGCTGGCGACGGGCGGCTACGGCAACGTCTTCTACCTGTCGACGAACGCCAAGCACTCGAACGCCACGGCCATCTGGCGCGCGCACAAGCGCGGCGCGGCGTTCGCCAACGCCTGCTACACGCAGATTCACCCGACGTGCATCCCCGTCAGCGGCGACCACCAGTCGAAGCTGACGCTGATGTCGGAGTCGCTGCGCAACGACGGCCGCGTGTGGGTGCCCAAGAAGGCCGGCGACAAGCGGCCGCCGGCGCAGATCCCCGAGGACGAGCGCGACTACTACCTCGAGCGCCGCTACCCGAGCTTCGGCAACCTCGCGCCGCGCGACATCTCCAGCCGCTCGGCCAAGTACGTGTGCGACGAGGGGCGCGGCGTCGGCGAGACCGGCCTCGGCGTGTACCTCGACTTCTCGGACGCGATCAAGCGCCTGGGCAAGCAGGCCATCGCGGAGCGCTACGGCAACCTGTTCGAGATGTACCAGCGCATCACGGACGAGAATCCGTACGAGGTCCCGATGCGCATCTACCCGGCCGTGCACTACACGATGGGCGGCCTCTGGGTGGACTACAACCTGATGAGCACCGTGCCGGGCCTCTACGTGCTCGGCGAGGCGAACTTCTCCGACCACGGCGCGAACCGCCTCGGCGCGTCGGCGCTCATGCAGGGCCTCGCGGACGGCTACTTCGTGCTCCCGTACACGATCGGCGACTATCTCTCGACGCTGAAGCCGACGCCGGTCGACACGTCGGCGCCGGAGTTCAAGTCGGTCGAGGCGGAGACGCGGCAGCGCGTCTCGCAGCTGCTCGGGATCAAGGGGAAGCGCACGCCGACGGCGATCCACCGGCAGCTCGGCAAGATCATGTGGGACAAGTGCGGCATGGCCCGCACGCGCGAGGGGCTCACCGAGGCGATCGGCGAGATCGCCGCGCTGCGCGAGGAGTTCTGGCAGAACGTGAACGTCGTGGGCGAGGCGGGCACCATCAACCAGCAGCTCGAGATCGCGGCGCGCGTCGCGGACTTCCTGGAGCTGGGCGAGCTGATGTGCCGCGACGCGCTGCACCGCGAGGAGAGCTGCGGCGGCCACTTCCGCGAGGAGTATCAGACGCCGGACGGCGAGGCGCTCCGCAACGACGACGAGTTCGCGTACGTCGCCGCCTGGGAGTACACGGGCGACGTGAGCGCGCCGCGCCTGCACAAGGAGCCCCTCGTGTTCGAGAACGTGCCGCTCGCCACCCGCAGCTACAAGTGA
- a CDS encoding succinate dehydrogenase/fumarate reductase iron-sulfur subunit, which produces MKITLHVWRQAGPKAAGKLETYQLGHVSPDMSFLEMFDVLNEQLVEEGKEPVAFSHDCREGICGSCAMMINGAAHGPMKGTATCQLHMRSFKDGDEIWVEPWRARAFPIMKDLVVDRSALDRIIQAGGYVSVNTGGARDANEILVPKPDADAAMDAAACIGCGACAAACPNASASLFTSAKVAHLGHLPQGQPERFRRVLAMVEQMDLEGFGHCTLYGECQEACPKEISIDTISRMNRDYIRASLTAAPKSVEYAG; this is translated from the coding sequence ATGAAGATCACCCTGCACGTCTGGCGACAGGCCGGTCCGAAGGCCGCGGGCAAGCTGGAGACCTACCAGCTCGGCCACGTGTCGCCCGACATGTCGTTCCTCGAGATGTTCGACGTCCTCAACGAGCAGCTCGTCGAGGAAGGGAAGGAGCCCGTCGCGTTCAGCCACGACTGCCGCGAGGGGATCTGCGGCTCGTGCGCGATGATGATCAACGGCGCCGCGCACGGCCCCATGAAGGGGACGGCGACCTGCCAGCTGCACATGCGCAGCTTCAAGGACGGCGACGAGATCTGGGTCGAGCCGTGGCGCGCCCGCGCCTTCCCGATCATGAAGGACCTCGTCGTCGACCGCTCGGCGCTCGACCGCATCATCCAGGCGGGCGGCTACGTGTCGGTCAACACGGGCGGCGCGCGCGACGCGAACGAGATCCTCGTCCCGAAGCCGGACGCCGACGCCGCGATGGACGCGGCGGCCTGCATCGGCTGCGGCGCGTGCGCGGCGGCGTGCCCCAACGCGTCGGCGTCGCTCTTCACCTCCGCGAAGGTGGCGCACCTCGGCCACCTGCCGCAGGGACAGCCGGAGCGCTTCCGCCGCGTGCTGGCGATGGTCGAGCAGATGGACCTCGAGGGCTTCGGGCACTGCACGCTGTACGGCGAGTGCCAGGAGGCCTGCCCGAAGGAGATCAGCATCGACACGATCTCGCGGATGAACCGCGACTACATCCGCGCCTCGCTCACCGCGGCGCCGAAGTCGGTGGAGTACGCGGGCTAG